In Triticum aestivum cultivar Chinese Spring chromosome 5B, IWGSC CS RefSeq v2.1, whole genome shotgun sequence, the following proteins share a genomic window:
- the LOC123111483 gene encoding hydroxypyruvate reductase, whose translation MAGARSAATRLTHSSLFLLSRAAAAAATRHPNLPSPPRDYSKMASSVGGNGYSDVTRVLFCGHYWPASTIYTKEYLQNYPFIQVDEVGLEHVPDVIQNYHICVVKNKCIDSDIIAKATKMKIIMQYGVGLEGVDINAATEQKIKVARIPGSTTGNAIACAEMAIYLTLGVLRKQKEMDTAVIQKDLGLPVGETIFGKTILILGFGAIGMEIAKRLRPFGVKILATKRNWSSYTVSCDLDGLVDKKGGPEDMYELAREADIVITCMTLNNESVGIVDHKFLSALKKGSYLINIARGRLLDYTAVFNHLESGHLGGLGIDVAWTEPFDPEDPILKFPNVIITPHVAGITEYSYRTMAKVVGDVALKLHAGEPFTEIEFVN comes from the exons ATGGCCGGCGCAAGATCGGCGGCAACCAGGCTCACACACTCTTCGCTATTCCTACTGTCTCGCGCCGCCGCAGCGGCAGCGACCCGCCATCCCAATCTCCCCTCCCCCCCGAGAG ATTATTCAAAGATGGCTAGTTCAGTTGGAGGCAATGGCTACAGTGATGTTACACGGGTGCTATTCTGTGGCCACTATTGGCCTGCTTCTACTATTTATACGAAGGAGTACTTGCAAAACTATCCATTTATTCAG GTTGACGAAGTAGGTCTTGAGCACGTACCCGATGTTATTCAAAACTACCATATATGTGTAGTGAAAAATAAATGTATAGATTCAGATATCATTGCCAAAGCAACTAAGATGAAGATTATTATGCAGTATGGTGTTGGTTTAGAAG GTGTTGACATAAATGCTGCTACAGAACAGAAAATCAAAGTTGCACGGATACCTGGGAGTACTACAGGAAATGCAATTGCTTGCGCAGAAATGGCTATCTATCTAACTCTAGGTGTTCTGCGGAAGCAA AAGGAAATGGATACTGCTGTCATTCAGAAGGACTTGGGCCTTCCAGTTGGAGAAACAATATTCGGGAAAACA ATACTTATCCTGGGGTTCGGAGCCATTGGCATGGAAATTGCCAAGAGACTAAGACCATTTGGAGTGAAAATTCTTGCTACAAAAAGAAACTGGTCATCATATACAGTGTCTTGTG ATCTTGATGGGCTGGTTGACAAGAAAGGTGGTCCAGAAGATATGTACGAACTCGCTAGAGAAGCTGACATAGTTATAACTTGCATGACGTTAAACAATGAATCA GTTGGGATTGTGGATCACAAGTTCCTGTCAGCTTTGAAAAAG GGATCATATCTCATCAATATTGCCAGAGGACGCCTACTGGACTATACGGCTGTGTTTAATCACCTTGAGTCAGGTCATTTAGGTGGTTTGGGCATTGATGTTGCTTGGACGGAGCCATTCGATCCAGAGGATCCAATTCTGAAATTCCCAAATGTTATTATAACACCACATGTTGCAGGAATCACAGAATACTCTTACAGAACCATGGCAAAG GTTGTTGGTGATGTCGCTCTCAAGCTTCATGCAGGAGAGCCATTCACCGAAATAGAATTTGTGAACTAG
- the LOC123111485 gene encoding uncharacterized protein isoform X5 encodes MAAEQGRMTGTNLRRTLSEPTGEMKKPGKQTPIAPFVMPRQTTKGRHPVLTSGPEGVDHVAIQVTDSPEVHNNNSGPQGYDNEAIPATGSPQVPNNNSGPQDGNYYNDCKLAALAGLADCATGIAALVYNRPSSDGPVYLVGVGIVLVAGVAEMLAALWVAYDVRNRGAAGRKIMYVSVFMLVLGIVVGIFAYRLKK; translated from the exons ATGGCGGCGGAGCAGGGGCGCATGACCGGCACCAACCTCCG GCGTACCTTGTCCGAGCCAACTGGCGAGATGAAGAAACCCGGGAAGCAGACACCCATTGCTCCCTTCGTCATGCCGCGGCAGACTACCAAGGGACGCCACCCCGTGCTCACCTCCGGCCCGGAG GGTGTTGACCACGTGGCTATTCAGGTTACTGACAGTCCTGAGGTTCACAACAACAACTCCGGGCCACAG GGTTATGACAATGAGGCTATTCCGGCTACTGGCAGCCCTCAGGTTCCCAACAACAACTCCGGGCCACAG GATGGCAACTACTACAACGATTGTAAGCTGGCCGCTTTGGCTGGTCTTGCTGACTGCGCGACAGGCATCGCAGCTCTCGTGTACAATCGTCCGAGCAGCGACGGGCCTGTGTACCTCGTGGGTGTAGGAatcgtcctcgtcgccggcgtggcaGAGATGCTGGCCGCACTCTGGGTCGCATATGACGTCCGCAACCGTGGCGCCGCTGGGAGGAAGATCATGTACGTGTCCGTGTTTATGCTTGTGCTCGGCATCgtggttggcatctttgcctaCAGGCTCAAGAAGTGA
- the LOC123111485 gene encoding uncharacterized protein isoform X2 yields MAAEQGRMTGTNLRRTLSEPTGEMKKPGKQTPIAPFVMPRQTTKGRHPVLTSGPEGVDHVAIQVTDSPEVHNNNSGPQGYDNEAIPATGSPQIPNNNSGPQGYDNEAIPATGSPQVPNNNSGPQGYDNEAIPATGSPQVPNNNSGPQDGNYYNDCKLAALAGLADCATGIAALVYNRPSSDGPVYLVGVGIVLVAGVAEMLAALWVAYDVRNRGAAGRKIMYVSVFMLVLGIVVGIFAYRLKK; encoded by the exons ATGGCGGCGGAGCAGGGGCGCATGACCGGCACCAACCTCCG GCGTACCTTGTCCGAGCCAACTGGCGAGATGAAGAAACCCGGGAAGCAGACACCCATTGCTCCCTTCGTCATGCCGCGGCAGACTACCAAGGGACGCCACCCCGTGCTCACCTCCGGCCCGGAG GGTGTTGACCACGTGGCTATTCAGGTTACTGACAGTCCTGAGGTTCACAACAACAACTCCGGGCCACAG GGTTATGACAATGAGGCTATTCCGGCTACTGGCAGCCCTCAGATTCCAAACAACAACTCCGGGCCACAG GGTTATGACAATGAGGCTATTCCGGCTACTGGCAGCCCTCAGGTTCCCAACAACAACTCCGGGCCACAG GGTTATGACAATGAGGCTATTCCGGCTACTGGCAGCCCTCAGGTTCCCAACAACAACTCCGGGCCACAG GATGGCAACTACTACAACGATTGTAAGCTGGCCGCTTTGGCTGGTCTTGCTGACTGCGCGACAGGCATCGCAGCTCTCGTGTACAATCGTCCGAGCAGCGACGGGCCTGTGTACCTCGTGGGTGTAGGAatcgtcctcgtcgccggcgtggcaGAGATGCTGGCCGCACTCTGGGTCGCATATGACGTCCGCAACCGTGGCGCCGCTGGGAGGAAGATCATGTACGTGTCCGTGTTTATGCTTGTGCTCGGCATCgtggttggcatctttgcctaCAGGCTCAAGAAGTGA
- the LOC123111485 gene encoding uncharacterized protein isoform X3 — protein MAAEQGRMTGTNLRRTLSEPTGEMKKPGKQTPIAPFVMPRQTTKGRHPVLTSGPEGVDHVAIQVTDSPEVHNNNSGPQGYDNEAIPATGSPQVPNNNSGPQGYDNEAIPATGSPQVPNNNSGPQDGNYYNDCKLAALAGLADCATGIAALVYNRPSSDGPVYLVGVGIVLVAGVAEMLAALWVAYDVRNRGAAGRKIMYVSVFMLVLGIVVGIFAYRLKK, from the exons ATGGCGGCGGAGCAGGGGCGCATGACCGGCACCAACCTCCG GCGTACCTTGTCCGAGCCAACTGGCGAGATGAAGAAACCCGGGAAGCAGACACCCATTGCTCCCTTCGTCATGCCGCGGCAGACTACCAAGGGACGCCACCCCGTGCTCACCTCCGGCCCGGAG GGTGTTGACCACGTGGCTATTCAGGTTACTGACAGTCCTGAGGTTCACAACAACAACTCCGGGCCACAG GGTTATGACAATGAGGCTATTCCGGCTACTGGCAGCCCTCAGGTTCCCAACAACAACTCCGGGCCACAG GGTTATGACAATGAGGCTATTCCGGCTACTGGCAGCCCTCAGGTTCCCAACAACAACTCCGGGCCACAG GATGGCAACTACTACAACGATTGTAAGCTGGCCGCTTTGGCTGGTCTTGCTGACTGCGCGACAGGCATCGCAGCTCTCGTGTACAATCGTCCGAGCAGCGACGGGCCTGTGTACCTCGTGGGTGTAGGAatcgtcctcgtcgccggcgtggcaGAGATGCTGGCCGCACTCTGGGTCGCATATGACGTCCGCAACCGTGGCGCCGCTGGGAGGAAGATCATGTACGTGTCCGTGTTTATGCTTGTGCTCGGCATCgtggttggcatctttgcctaCAGGCTCAAGAAGTGA
- the LOC123111485 gene encoding uncharacterized protein isoform X4, giving the protein MSGPHSFLQFGGTTRNGLSPTPPSSRGTPEVSGGHGSAVTINSGEDGFVMARSVDPDGVLVLTTWLFRLLTVLRFTTTTPGHRVMTMRLFRLLAALRFPTTTPGHRCRPFLDGNYYNDCKLAALAGLADCATGIAALVYNRPSSDGPVYLVGVGIVLVAGVAEMLAALWVAYDVRNRGAAGRKIMYVSVFMLVLGIVVGIFAYRLKK; this is encoded by the exons ATGTCCGGACCACACTCGTTTCTTCAATTTGGTGGAACTACGCGGAACGGCCTCTCGCCCACTCCACCTTCCTCCCGAGGAACTCCCGAGGTGTCCGGCGGGCATGGATCCGCCGTGACCATCAACTCCGGTGAAGACGGGTTCGTGATGGCCAGATCCGTCGACCCTGACGGCGTGCt GGTGTTGACCACGTGGCTATTCAGGTTACTGACAGTCCTGAGGTTCACAACAACAACTCCGGGCCACAG GGTTATGACAATGAGGCTATTCCGGCTACTGGCAGCCCTCAGGTTCCCAACAACAACTCCGGGCCACAGGTGTCGTCCTTTTCTA GATGGCAACTACTACAACGATTGTAAGCTGGCCGCTTTGGCTGGTCTTGCTGACTGCGCGACAGGCATCGCAGCTCTCGTGTACAATCGTCCGAGCAGCGACGGGCCTGTGTACCTCGTGGGTGTAGGAatcgtcctcgtcgccggcgtggcaGAGATGCTGGCCGCACTCTGGGTCGCATATGACGTCCGCAACCGTGGCGCCGCTGGGAGGAAGATCATGTACGTGTCCGTGTTTATGCTTGTGCTCGGCATCgtggttggcatctttgcctaCAGGCTCAAGAAGTGA
- the LOC123111485 gene encoding uncharacterized protein isoform X1, whose product MSGPHSFLQFGGTTRNGLSPTPPSSRGTPEVSGGHGSAVTINSGEDGFVMARSVDPDGVLVLTTWLFRLLTVLRFTTTTPGHRVMTMRLFRLLAALRFQTTTPGHRVMTMRLFRLLAALRFPTTTPGHRVMTMRLFRLLAALRFPTTTPGHRCRPFLDGNYYNDCKLAALAGLADCATGIAALVYNRPSSDGPVYLVGVGIVLVAGVAEMLAALWVAYDVRNRGAAGRKIMYVSVFMLVLGIVVGIFAYRLKK is encoded by the exons ATGTCCGGACCACACTCGTTTCTTCAATTTGGTGGAACTACGCGGAACGGCCTCTCGCCCACTCCACCTTCCTCCCGAGGAACTCCCGAGGTGTCCGGCGGGCATGGATCCGCCGTGACCATCAACTCCGGTGAAGACGGGTTCGTGATGGCCAGATCCGTCGACCCTGACGGCGTGCt GGTGTTGACCACGTGGCTATTCAGGTTACTGACAGTCCTGAGGTTCACAACAACAACTCCGGGCCACAG GGTTATGACAATGAGGCTATTCCGGCTACTGGCAGCCCTCAGATTCCAAACAACAACTCCGGGCCACAG GGTTATGACAATGAGGCTATTCCGGCTACTGGCAGCCCTCAGGTTCCCAACAACAACTCCGGGCCACAG GGTTATGACAATGAGGCTATTCCGGCTACTGGCAGCCCTCAGGTTCCCAACAACAACTCCGGGCCACAGGTGTCGTCCTTTTCTA GATGGCAACTACTACAACGATTGTAAGCTGGCCGCTTTGGCTGGTCTTGCTGACTGCGCGACAGGCATCGCAGCTCTCGTGTACAATCGTCCGAGCAGCGACGGGCCTGTGTACCTCGTGGGTGTAGGAatcgtcctcgtcgccggcgtggcaGAGATGCTGGCCGCACTCTGGGTCGCATATGACGTCCGCAACCGTGGCGCCGCTGGGAGGAAGATCATGTACGTGTCCGTGTTTATGCTTGTGCTCGGCATCgtggttggcatctttgcctaCAGGCTCAAGAAGTGA